The Fervidibacillus albus genome contains a region encoding:
- the hflX gene encoding GTPase HflX: MRKTAIVVGVNVNRLDKEFEYSMEELKNLADALNIETVASVTQNLPRIHPSSYIGTGKLAELKILVEEMEPDLIIFDDELSASQIWTLESKLDCNVIDRTMLILDIFAERAKTKESQLQVEIARLKYMLPRLVGKGISLSRQGGGAGFRNRGAGETKLELDRRKIEKRISQLEKELEKVVKERQIQRNLRRKNKLPIVSLVGYTNAGKSTIMNAFVERYNGGKEKQVFEKNMLFATLETSVRQIRLENNRTFLLTDTVGFIKKLPHHLVKAFRSTLEEVIEADVIIHVLDVSDPNYSEHMHFTNLLLEEIGVKDVPIIYAYNKADLTELPFPKVENDHNVFLSAKQRVGMKELAEVIRKKIFTDTIQCELFVPYEEGDVVSYFYKHADVLSMDHVEEGTKLLVECSKWDAETYQKFIINTI, translated from the coding sequence ATGAGAAAAACGGCAATCGTAGTAGGCGTTAACGTAAATCGTTTAGATAAAGAATTCGAATATTCGATGGAAGAATTGAAAAATTTAGCTGATGCGTTAAATATTGAAACCGTTGCATCCGTTACGCAAAATTTACCGCGAATCCATCCTTCCTCATATATTGGCACCGGGAAGCTAGCAGAATTGAAAATATTGGTGGAAGAAATGGAACCGGATTTGATTATCTTTGATGACGAATTGTCGGCATCACAAATTTGGACATTAGAATCGAAATTGGATTGCAATGTGATTGACCGAACGATGCTCATCCTCGATATTTTTGCTGAGCGGGCGAAAACGAAGGAATCCCAACTCCAAGTCGAAATCGCCCGATTAAAATATATGCTCCCGAGATTAGTTGGAAAAGGTATCAGTTTAAGTCGACAAGGAGGCGGGGCCGGATTTCGAAACCGGGGGGCCGGAGAGACGAAACTCGAATTAGATCGGCGGAAAATTGAAAAACGAATTAGCCAATTGGAAAAAGAATTGGAAAAAGTGGTGAAAGAAAGACAAATTCAAAGGAATTTACGTCGAAAAAACAAACTGCCAATCGTCTCCCTCGTTGGCTATACGAATGCCGGAAAGTCGACGATTATGAATGCCTTCGTAGAACGGTACAATGGGGGGAAGGAAAAACAAGTTTTCGAAAAAAATATGCTTTTTGCCACGTTGGAAACGTCCGTCCGCCAGATTCGTTTGGAAAATAACCGAACTTTTTTATTAACGGATACGGTCGGATTTATTAAAAAGCTTCCCCACCATCTCGTCAAAGCTTTTCGATCGACCCTCGAGGAAGTGATTGAAGCGGACGTCATCATTCATGTGCTCGACGTTTCCGACCCCAATTATTCAGAGCATATGCATTTTACGAATCTCCTTTTAGAAGAAATCGGCGTAAAGGACGTGCCAATTATTTATGCATACAATAAGGCGGACTTAACGGAACTTCCCTTTCCGAAAGTGGAAAATGATCACAACGTTTTTCTGTCCGCAAAACAACGTGTCGGAATGAAAGAACTGGCAGAAGTCATTCGGAAAAAAATTTTTACCGATACGATCCAATGTGAGCTATTCGTTCCGTATGAAGAAGGGGATGTCGTATCGTATTTTTATAAACATGCCGATGTGTTATCGATGGATCACGTTGAAGAAGGCACGAAACTTCTCGTCGAATGTAGCAAATGGGATGCAGAGACGTATCAAAAATTTATCATAAATACGATTTAA
- a CDS encoding TetR/AcrR family transcriptional regulator, giving the protein MIMDAAKDLFIKKGYQNVSVRQIAKQIGCSHGAIYYHFKNKAELFYAFVEDYFELLQQKLNEILARDGDEHEKLRDILLSYIEFGMTYQSHYEIIFLIKDEDVQYFLNEKPNIVYETFAKSVAHLSNHKLSVKEIWSIFLSLHGFVTEYLRIETNYNRVKDAAESHVDFLLKGI; this is encoded by the coding sequence ATGATTATGGATGCAGCAAAGGATTTGTTTATTAAGAAAGGCTATCAAAACGTATCCGTCAGACAGATTGCAAAACAGATCGGGTGTAGCCATGGGGCCATTTACTACCATTTTAAAAACAAAGCCGAACTGTTTTATGCATTCGTAGAAGATTATTTCGAATTACTTCAGCAAAAACTAAATGAGATTTTAGCTCGAGACGGGGATGAACACGAAAAATTACGGGACATACTTCTCAGTTATATTGAATTTGGGATGACGTATCAAAGTCATTACGAAATTATATTTCTCATTAAAGATGAAGATGTCCAATATTTTTTAAATGAAAAACCAAATATCGTTTATGAAACGTTCGCAAAATCCGTTGCCCACTTGTCCAACCATAAATTATCCGTAAAGGAAATTTGGTCGATCTTCTTGTCATTGCATGGATTTGTCACAGAATATTTACGGATTGAAACAAATTATAACCGAGTAAAAGATGCTGCGGAATCCCACGTCGATTTTTTACTAAAAGGAATTTAA
- a CDS encoding SDR family NAD(P)-dependent oxidoreductase, whose amino-acid sequence MGRMLVLGVSGGMGYSIVNELLERGHHVKAFARNKERLEKLFKTKNRVEIVTGDLLKLDDVVKAAENVDIIFHAAGVPYAEWAEKLPISIKNILEAARRNGAKLAVVDNIYAFGRTGRGKVTEYTPKNPHTKKGKIRLQLEQMIKQSGVKYVIAHFPDFYGPNAENSVMHYFLEKVMKKKNSIFIGDQTLAREYIFTPDGAKALVTLALTEKAYGQHWNIPGNGGITGEEIIRYIRKLTGYRQKVSIITKWKIRLIGCFDRNIREVVEMFYLYEQPIFLSGEKYEKEIGPLPKTSYEEGLRRTVEYMNGSE is encoded by the coding sequence ATGGGAAGGATGTTAGTACTTGGAGTATCTGGAGGGATGGGTTATTCCATCGTAAATGAACTATTGGAAAGGGGACATCATGTAAAAGCCTTTGCCCGAAATAAGGAACGGCTGGAAAAATTGTTCAAAACCAAGAACAGAGTCGAGATTGTTACAGGTGATCTTTTGAAATTGGATGATGTAGTTAAGGCGGCAGAAAATGTAGATATTATTTTTCATGCGGCAGGTGTCCCCTATGCAGAATGGGCGGAAAAACTCCCGATTAGCATAAAAAATATATTGGAAGCAGCTAGACGAAACGGTGCAAAACTTGCCGTCGTCGATAATATTTACGCCTTTGGAAGAACGGGCAGAGGGAAGGTAACGGAATATACCCCGAAAAATCCGCATACAAAAAAGGGGAAAATTCGTTTGCAATTGGAACAAATGATTAAACAATCGGGGGTGAAATATGTAATTGCGCATTTTCCAGACTTTTACGGTCCAAATGCGGAAAACTCGGTAATGCACTATTTTTTAGAAAAGGTAATGAAAAAGAAAAACTCCATATTCATCGGTGATCAAACGTTGGCAAGGGAATATATTTTTACGCCGGACGGTGCGAAGGCCCTTGTAACCCTTGCGTTAACCGAAAAGGCGTACGGGCAACATTGGAATATTCCTGGGAATGGTGGCATTACAGGGGAAGAAATCATCCGCTATATTCGGAAGTTGACCGGGTATCGCCAAAAAGTTTCGATAATTACGAAATGGAAAATACGACTCATCGGCTGCTTCGATCGAAATATACGCGAAGTAGTGGAAATGTTTTATTTATATGAACAACCGATTTTTTTATCCGGTGAGAAATATGAAAAGGAAATCGGTCCGTTACCAAAAACGTCATATGAAGAAGGGCTAAGAAGGACCGTAGAATATATGAATGGCAGCGAATAG
- a CDS encoding MBL fold metallo-hydrolase, whose protein sequence is MQPLLEQIGLKLVRLDLPFRLNHVNCLLAEGEKGWVVIDTGLNNEYSKQRWKEELEGKEVSDIFVTHYHPDHFGYAGGLQLQTGANVSMPKIDAENGLKVWTDQFLNQLHDHYASAGIPKPIATAMVENTREFVQRVTPYPTITHYFQEGERFQIGKLEYEVLFTPGHSDGLIVFYNQEKNVLLSTDHILPKITPNISYWFHGDPNPLATYFRSLQKIKELDADFVIPGHGKTFHGANDRINAIIKHHEDRLAKTLDALKEKSTVYDVSKALFPKIETIHETRFAVGETIAHLEFLRTKGEINREEKDGQFYYFV, encoded by the coding sequence GTGCAGCCATTGTTAGAACAAATTGGATTGAAGCTCGTTCGATTGGATCTTCCTTTTCGACTGAATCACGTCAATTGTCTTCTCGCAGAAGGAGAAAAGGGTTGGGTCGTCATCGATACCGGGTTAAATAATGAATATTCAAAACAAAGATGGAAGGAAGAATTGGAAGGAAAAGAAGTAAGCGATATATTCGTCACCCATTATCATCCGGATCATTTCGGCTATGCCGGGGGACTTCAACTTCAAACCGGTGCGAACGTTTCGATGCCGAAAATCGATGCGGAAAACGGCTTGAAAGTTTGGACCGACCAATTTTTAAATCAACTGCACGATCATTACGCTTCAGCAGGCATTCCAAAACCGATTGCAACAGCCATGGTTGAAAACACGAGGGAATTCGTCCAGCGGGTAACACCGTATCCTACGATTACCCATTACTTTCAAGAAGGGGAACGATTCCAAATCGGCAAGCTCGAATACGAAGTCCTTTTTACACCAGGTCATTCCGACGGGCTCATCGTTTTTTATAATCAAGAGAAAAACGTGCTGCTTTCAACGGACCATATCCTTCCGAAAATTACGCCAAATATATCGTATTGGTTTCACGGTGATCCGAATCCGCTTGCCACCTATTTTCGATCATTACAAAAAATTAAGGAACTGGATGCCGATTTTGTCATCCCAGGCCACGGTAAAACTTTTCACGGGGCAAACGACCGAATCAATGCGATTATAAAACATCATGAAGACCGATTGGCGAAAACGTTGGACGCTTTGAAAGAAAAAAGCACTGTTTACGATGTTAGTAAGGCGTTGTTCCCAAAGATCGAAACGATTCACGAGACGCGATTTGCCGTCGGTGAAACAATTGCCCATTTAGAATTTTTAAGAACGAAAGGTGAAATCAATCGAGAAGAAAAAGACGGACAATTTTATTACTTCGTCTAA
- the thrB gene encoding homoserine kinase — translation MSKQVSICVPASSANLGSGFDTVAVALQMYTTIDLKISDRTHFRFQGMIDKSLPSGKDNLIYRAAEKLFREVGEKPPELEGTVNIGIPVARGLGSSGAAIVGGLVGANFLAGQPLKKEELFQLAAEMEGHPENVGASLFGGIIVAAKRERGGYAFTQINPPKNLMAVAFIPEQQLSTSKARNVLPTTYSKEESIHAVSHSALLVAALAKGELSLLWEAMDDRLHQPYRKKLIPAFDRLKEVVKENGALGIAISGAGPTILAFTSKDDGQFIHQIKTAYPDLQIEGEVKPIYFDRRGAYPIIKNVGDESVNKTREFVEKE, via the coding sequence ATGAGTAAGCAAGTATCTATATGCGTTCCTGCTAGTAGCGCAAACCTTGGGAGCGGGTTTGATACGGTGGCAGTAGCCTTACAAATGTATACGACCATTGACTTGAAAATTTCCGATCGCACTCACTTTCGTTTCCAAGGCATGATCGACAAATCGCTCCCCTCTGGGAAAGATAATTTGATTTACCGAGCGGCGGAAAAACTGTTTCGAGAAGTAGGGGAAAAACCACCGGAATTGGAAGGGACTGTAAATATTGGGATTCCGGTTGCTCGCGGATTAGGAAGTAGTGGAGCGGCGATCGTCGGGGGACTTGTTGGAGCTAATTTTTTAGCTGGTCAACCTTTAAAAAAAGAGGAGCTCTTTCAATTGGCCGCTGAAATGGAAGGTCATCCGGAAAATGTCGGTGCTTCCTTATTCGGAGGGATCATCGTTGCGGCGAAACGGGAACGAGGTGGATACGCCTTTACACAAATAAACCCGCCGAAAAATTTAATGGCAGTCGCCTTCATTCCAGAACAGCAACTGTCGACGTCAAAGGCGCGGAATGTGTTACCGACAACGTATTCGAAGGAGGAGTCGATTCATGCGGTCAGCCATTCGGCATTGCTCGTTGCGGCTTTAGCAAAGGGGGAACTGTCCCTTTTGTGGGAGGCGATGGATGATCGACTTCACCAACCGTATCGAAAAAAGCTCATACCTGCATTCGATCGATTGAAAGAGGTGGTAAAGGAAAACGGTGCACTGGGGATTGCCATTAGTGGAGCGGGACCAACGATTCTCGCTTTCACTTCGAAGGACGATGGACAATTTATTCACCAAATCAAAACGGCTTATCCCGATTTGCAAATTGAAGGTGAGGTAAAACCAATTTATTTCGATCGTCGGGGAGCGTATCCAATCATCAAAAACGTTGGAGATGAATCGGTGAACAAGACAAGGGAATTTGTCGAAAAGGAATGA
- the cbpA gene encoding cyclic di-AMP binding protein CbpA — MQIRNHFVKKSLVKYVTEDYTIQQAREHLEKTGFRCVPILDKSETKFLGNVYEIDTYKYEGSLDDSVLNIADNKDAIIHEEEPFFRVFFTIRKLPFLAVLDENDQFIGILTHSSVMDVAEDAFAVHRKGYAFTIGTFDFDHTLARLTKVVSHYTPIQSLITLHSKNFVRQIVFTIPETTDEKTVQKLRNALIEEDFKIVHEEKLS, encoded by the coding sequence ATGCAAATTCGGAACCATTTTGTGAAAAAGAGTCTTGTTAAATATGTAACAGAAGATTACACGATTCAACAGGCTCGGGAACATTTAGAAAAAACCGGTTTCCGCTGCGTACCCATTTTAGACAAATCCGAGACGAAATTTTTAGGAAATGTGTATGAAATTGATACGTATAAATACGAAGGCTCTCTCGATGATTCCGTGTTAAACATCGCCGATAATAAAGATGCCATCATTCACGAAGAAGAACCGTTTTTCCGTGTATTTTTTACAATTCGAAAATTACCGTTTTTGGCGGTCTTAGATGAAAATGATCAATTTATCGGCATATTAACCCATTCGAGTGTCATGGATGTAGCTGAAGATGCCTTTGCAGTTCATAGGAAAGGATACGCCTTTACGATCGGTACTTTCGATTTTGATCATACGTTAGCCCGATTAACGAAAGTGGTCAGTCATTATACACCGATTCAATCATTAATCACGTTACACAGCAAAAATTTCGTCCGTCAAATTGTTTTTACGATTCCGGAAACAACGGATGAAAAAACGGTTCAAAAACTTCGGAATGCCTTAATCGAAGAAGACTTTAAAATTGTTCATGAGGAGAAATTGTCTTAA
- the thrC gene encoding threonine synthase, with protein sequence MIMAGIIQKYRSFLPVTEHTPNIHLHEGNTPLIKAEQLSDKFGIDLYFKYEGLNPTGSFKDRGMVMAVSKAVEEESRSIICASTGNTSASAAAYAARAKIDCYVVIPDGKIALGKLSQAVMYGAKIIAIEGNFDRALAIVKEMATRQPITLVNSINPYRLEGQKTAAFEIVDELGEAPDILAIPVGNAGNISAYWKGFTEYKDKKKVEKLPRMFGYQAEGAAPIVKGTVIERPETIATAIRIGNPASWVKATRAIAESNGRIDSVTDEEILHAQQLLARSEGIFAEPASAASLAGVIKHRRLGLMNEGERVVCVLTGNGLKDPDIVLSKPFDIKKAKGQYESVMKVLEFGS encoded by the coding sequence ATGATTATGGCAGGCATCATACAAAAATACCGATCGTTTTTACCGGTAACTGAACATACCCCAAATATTCATCTCCATGAAGGGAATACCCCGTTGATTAAAGCAGAACAGTTATCCGATAAATTTGGTATCGATTTATATTTTAAGTACGAAGGGTTAAATCCGACCGGGTCCTTTAAAGACCGGGGAATGGTGATGGCCGTTTCGAAGGCGGTGGAAGAAGAAAGTCGTTCAATTATTTGCGCGTCAACAGGAAATACGTCCGCATCTGCCGCCGCCTATGCAGCACGGGCAAAGATCGATTGTTACGTCGTAATCCCCGACGGAAAAATCGCCTTAGGAAAATTGAGCCAGGCGGTCATGTACGGGGCGAAGATTATCGCCATCGAAGGGAATTTCGACCGAGCGTTGGCCATCGTGAAAGAAATGGCGACTCGTCAACCGATCACCCTCGTCAATTCGATTAATCCGTATCGCTTGGAAGGGCAAAAGACCGCTGCCTTTGAAATTGTCGACGAACTCGGGGAGGCACCGGATATTTTGGCTATCCCAGTCGGTAATGCGGGAAACATTTCAGCTTATTGGAAAGGATTTACAGAGTATAAGGATAAAAAGAAGGTGGAAAAACTTCCGCGTATGTTCGGTTATCAGGCGGAAGGGGCTGCACCAATCGTGAAAGGAACAGTAATCGAACGGCCGGAGACAATTGCAACGGCGATTCGTATCGGGAATCCAGCGAGCTGGGTGAAAGCAACCCGTGCGATTGCAGAGTCAAACGGGCGAATCGATTCCGTTACCGACGAGGAAATCCTCCATGCCCAACAGCTTTTAGCCCGTTCGGAAGGCATTTTTGCTGAACCTGCATCTGCCGCGTCCTTAGCAGGCGTCATCAAACATCGACGACTTGGTTTAATGAATGAAGGGGAAAGGGTCGTTTGTGTACTGACAGGAAACGGTTTGAAAGACCCGGATATCGTTTTGAGTAAGCCTTTTGATATAAAAAAGGCAAAGGGGCAATATGAATCAGTGATGAAAGTGTTGGAATTCGGTTCTTAA
- a CDS encoding homoserine dehydrogenase: MRKKDVKIGLIGFGTVGTGVVRLVKSYQDDLLKQTGTTIQIERILVKDPLKNRPLSVEGKRLTTDPTAILDDPNIDIIIEVMGGIEPAKSYIQRALEKGKHVVTANKDLMALHGDELLHLAEASGCDLYYEASVAGGVPILKTITDGFSSDRITKMIGIVNGTTNYILTKMSRENVPFERALEEAQSFGYAEQDPSSDVDGLDAARKMAILASLGFHTGMNVDDVTCKGIRNITVDDLAYGKQLGYTMKLVGIAKRDERGIEVGVEPTFVKDTHPLAAVNGVYNAIYVYGEAVGETMFYGPGAGELPTATAVLSDLVTVVKNIQLGITGKNKSHTYTEKILKEDGDIYANFFLRLIVQDKCGVLAKLADWMAKEEISLEKVFQKPYATDKNEAELILVTHSASKKSIEQLLSKLKQSDLIHEIKSCFRVEG; encoded by the coding sequence ATGAGGAAAAAGGACGTGAAAATCGGTTTGATCGGTTTTGGTACAGTCGGAACCGGTGTCGTACGATTAGTCAAATCTTATCAAGACGATTTACTGAAACAGACGGGAACAACGATTCAAATCGAACGAATTTTAGTCAAAGACCCGTTGAAAAATCGCCCATTATCTGTCGAAGGGAAACGATTAACAACGGATCCTACTGCCATTTTGGATGATCCGAATATCGACATTATCATCGAAGTAATGGGGGGGATCGAACCGGCGAAATCGTACATTCAACGGGCGTTGGAAAAGGGGAAGCACGTCGTTACGGCGAATAAAGATTTGATGGCCCTTCATGGAGATGAGCTGCTTCATTTGGCGGAGGCGTCCGGATGTGATTTGTATTACGAAGCGAGTGTGGCAGGGGGCGTTCCAATTTTAAAAACGATTACCGATGGCTTTTCGTCAGACCGAATTACGAAAATGATCGGAATTGTAAACGGAACGACGAATTACATTTTAACGAAGATGTCGAGGGAGAATGTTCCCTTTGAAAGAGCGTTAGAAGAAGCCCAATCTTTCGGATATGCAGAACAAGATCCGTCATCCGATGTGGACGGATTGGATGCGGCAAGAAAGATGGCCATTCTTGCATCCCTTGGGTTTCATACAGGTATGAACGTGGATGATGTGACATGTAAAGGCATTCGTAACATAACGGTGGATGATTTGGCGTACGGAAAACAGCTCGGCTATACGATGAAACTAGTCGGCATTGCGAAACGGGATGAACGTGGCATTGAAGTGGGGGTGGAGCCAACTTTCGTCAAAGACACCCATCCCCTTGCAGCAGTGAATGGGGTATATAATGCAATTTACGTTTATGGTGAAGCAGTTGGAGAGACGATGTTTTACGGACCTGGGGCAGGAGAACTACCGACCGCTACCGCCGTTTTATCGGACTTAGTTACCGTCGTCAAAAATATTCAACTCGGTATTACCGGGAAAAATAAGTCTCATACGTATACGGAAAAAATATTAAAAGAAGATGGGGATATTTACGCGAACTTTTTTTTACGTTTAATCGTTCAAGATAAATGCGGGGTGTTGGCTAAACTTGCGGACTGGATGGCAAAGGAAGAAATCAGTTTGGAAAAAGTGTTCCAAAAGCCGTATGCGACGGATAAAAACGAAGCGGAACTTATTTTAGTAACCCACTCGGCTTCGAAAAAAAGCATCGAACAGCTCTTGTCAAAGCTTAAACAGTCGGATTTAATTCACGAAATAAAAAGTTGTTTTCGCGTGGAAGGGTGA
- a CDS encoding zinc ribbon domain-containing protein encodes MKCPKCQHENEFGNYCIKCGTPLTENTGSKDDEDFTGNGQQSVQGNHQFESMKQLSKGYFQYFLDVLKNPYREASKFGKEQQINSFITIGLYSIFIPMIIYITLGDLKMWIDQPFFNLFIKPFIGYAIFVLLIALYIFLAIKINKISVSIQDVFSRYGTMLVPFVVIFALAFITSLLEMDIFLFLLFFGFAAVVFLVPPFVLMSFTKGEKVGIDLIYSTLIVYVLTFITIDIMSDLLFSMIGNIIGGLFNTFFPFN; translated from the coding sequence ATGAAATGTCCAAAATGCCAGCACGAAAATGAATTTGGAAACTATTGTATTAAATGTGGTACACCTTTGACCGAAAATACCGGCTCAAAGGACGACGAAGATTTCACAGGAAATGGACAACAGTCGGTTCAAGGAAACCATCAGTTTGAATCTATGAAACAATTGTCGAAAGGGTATTTCCAATATTTTTTAGATGTGTTAAAAAATCCTTATCGTGAAGCATCAAAGTTTGGAAAAGAGCAACAAATCAATAGTTTTATTACCATTGGCCTTTATTCGATTTTTATTCCGATGATCATTTATATTACTTTAGGCGATTTAAAAATGTGGATTGATCAACCGTTTTTTAATTTATTTATTAAACCGTTCATTGGATATGCAATATTTGTTCTTCTTATTGCCCTTTATATCTTTCTAGCGATAAAGATCAATAAAATTTCCGTTTCCATTCAAGATGTATTTTCACGATACGGAACGATGCTTGTTCCCTTCGTTGTTATTTTTGCTTTAGCATTTATTACGTCTCTTTTGGAAATGGATATTTTTTTGTTTTTACTATTTTTTGGCTTTGCTGCGGTTGTTTTTCTCGTTCCACCCTTTGTATTAATGAGCTTTACCAAAGGGGAAAAGGTTGGGATTGATCTCATATATAGTACGTTAATCGTCTATGTTTTGACATTTATCACAATCGATATTATGAGCGATTTGTTATTTTCAATGATTGGTAATATCATTGGTGGTTTGTTTAATACATTTTTCCCTTTTAATTAA